The Pan paniscus chromosome 1, NHGRI_mPanPan1-v2.0_pri, whole genome shotgun sequence genome has a segment encoding these proteins:
- the PPOX gene encoding protoporphyrinogen oxidase isoform X3, which translates to MGRTVVVLGGGISGLAASYHLSRAPCPPKVVLVESSERLGGWIRSVRGPNGAIFELGPRGIRPAGALGARTLLLVSELGLDSEVLPVRGDHPAAQNRFLYVGGTLHALPTGLRGLLRPSPPFSKPLFWAGLRELTKPRGKEPDETVHSFAQRRLGPEVASLAMDSLCRGVFAGNSRELSIRSCFPSLFQAEQTHRSILLGLLLGAGRTPQPDSALIRQALAERWSQWSLRGGLEMLPQALETHLTSRGVSVLRGQPVCGLSLQAEGRWKVSLRDSSLEADHVISAIPASVLSELLPAEAAPLARALSAITAVSVAVVNLQYQGAHLPVQGFGHLVPSSEDPGVLGIVYDSVAFPEQDGSPPGLRVTVMLGGSWLQTLEASGCVLSQELFQQRAQEAAATQLGLKEMPSHCLVHLHKNCIPQYTLGHWQKLESARQFLTAHRLPLTLAGASYEGVAVNDCIESGRQAAVSVLGTEPNS; encoded by the exons ATGGGCCGGACCGTGGTCGTGCTGGGCGGAGGCATCAGCGGCTTGGCCGCCAGTTACCACCTGAGCCGGGCCCCCTGCCCCCCTAAG GTGGTCCTAGTGGAGAGCAGTGAGCGTCTGGGAGGCTGGATTCGCTCCGTTCGAGGCCCGAATGGTGCTATCTTTGAGCTTGGACCTCGGGGAATTAGGCCAGCGGGAGCCCTAGGGGCCCGGACCTTGCTCCTG GTTTCTGAGCTTGGCTTGGATTCAGAAGTGCTGCCTGTCCGGGGAGACCACCCAGCTGCCCAGAACAGGTTCCTCTACGTGGGCGGTACCCTGCATGCCCTACCCACTGGCCTCAG GGGGCTACTCCGCCCTTCACCCCCCTTCTCCAAACCTCTGTTTTGGGCTGGGCTGAGGGAGCTGACCAAGCCCCGGGGCAAAGAGCCTGATGAGACTGTGCACAGTTTTGCCCAGCGCCGCCTTGGACCTGAG GTGGCGTCTCTAGCCATGGACAGTCTCTGCCGTGGAGTGTTTGCAGGCAACAGCCGTGAGCTCAGCATCAGGTCCTGCTTTCCCAGTCTCTTCCAAGCTGAGCAAACCCATCGTTCCATATTACTGGGCCTGCTGCTGGGGGCAG GGCGGACCCCACAGCCAGACTCAGCACTCATTCGCCAGGCCTTGGCTGAGCGCTGGAGCCAGTGGTCACTTCGTGGAGGTCTAGAGATGTTGCCTCAGGCCCTTGAAACCCACCTGACTAGTAGGGGGGTCAGTGTTCTCAGAGGCCAGCCGGTCTGTGGGCTCAGCCTCCAGGCAGAAGGGCGCTGGAAG GTATCTCTAAGGGACAGCAGTCTGGAGGCTGACCACGTTATTAGTGCCATTCCAGCTTCAG TGCTCAGTGAGCTGCTCCCTGCTGAGGCTGCCCCTCTGGCTCGTGCCCTGAGTGCCATCACTGCAGTGTCTGTAGCTGTGGTGAATCTGCAGTACCAAGGAGCCCATCTGCCTGTCCAG GGATTTGGACATTTGGTGCCATCTTCAGAAGATCCAGGCGTCCTGGGAATCGTGTATGACTCAGTTGCTTTCCCTGAGCAGGACGGGAGCCCCCCTGGCCTCAGAGTGACT GTGATGCTGGGAGGTTCCTGGTTACAGACACTGGAGGCTAGCGGCTGTGTCTTATCTCAGGAGCTGTTTCAACAGCGGGCCCAGGAAGCAGCTGCTACACAATTAGGACTGAAGGAGATGCCGAGCCACTGCTTGGTCCATCTACACAAG aACTGCATTCCCCAGTATACACTAGGTCACTGGCAAAAACTAG AGTCAGCTAGGCAATTCCTGACTGCTCACAGGTTGCCCCTGACTCTGGCTGGAGCCTCCTATGAGGGAGTTGCTGTTAATGACTGTATAGAGAGTGGGCGCCAGGCAGCAGTCAGTGTCCTGGGCACAGAACCTAACAGCTGA
- the PPOX gene encoding protoporphyrinogen oxidase isoform X5, which produces MGRTVVVLGGGISGLAASYHLSRAPCPPKVVLVESSERLGGWIRSVRGPNGAIFELGPRGIRPAGALGARTLLLVSELGLDSEVLPVRGDHPAAQNRFLYVGGTLHALPTGLSPSLTLKVASLAMDSLCRGVFAGNSRELSIRSCFPSLFQAEQTHRSILLGLLLGAGRTPQPDSALIRQALAERWSQWSLRGGLEMLPQALETHLTSRGVSVLRGQPVCGLSLQAEGRWKVSLRDSSLEADHVISAIPASVLSELLPAEAAPLARALSAITAVSVAVVNLQYQGAHLPVQGFGHLVPSSEDPGVLGIVYDSVAFPEQDGSPPGLRVTVMLGGSWLQTLEASGCVLSQELFQQRAQEAAATQLGLKEMPSHCLVHLHKNCIPQYTLGHWQKLESARQFLTAHRLPLTLAGASYEGVAVNDCIESGRQAAVSVLGTEPNS; this is translated from the exons ATGGGCCGGACCGTGGTCGTGCTGGGCGGAGGCATCAGCGGCTTGGCCGCCAGTTACCACCTGAGCCGGGCCCCCTGCCCCCCTAAG GTGGTCCTAGTGGAGAGCAGTGAGCGTCTGGGAGGCTGGATTCGCTCCGTTCGAGGCCCGAATGGTGCTATCTTTGAGCTTGGACCTCGGGGAATTAGGCCAGCGGGAGCCCTAGGGGCCCGGACCTTGCTCCTG GTTTCTGAGCTTGGCTTGGATTCAGAAGTGCTGCCTGTCCGGGGAGACCACCCAGCTGCCCAGAACAGGTTCCTCTACGTGGGCGGTACCCTGCATGCCCTACCCACTGGCCTCAG TCCTAGTCTCACCCTTAAGGTGGCGTCTCTAGCCATGGACAGTCTCTGCCGTGGAGTGTTTGCAGGCAACAGCCGTGAGCTCAGCATCAGGTCCTGCTTTCCCAGTCTCTTCCAAGCTGAGCAAACCCATCGTTCCATATTACTGGGCCTGCTGCTGGGGGCAG GGCGGACCCCACAGCCAGACTCAGCACTCATTCGCCAGGCCTTGGCTGAGCGCTGGAGCCAGTGGTCACTTCGTGGAGGTCTAGAGATGTTGCCTCAGGCCCTTGAAACCCACCTGACTAGTAGGGGGGTCAGTGTTCTCAGAGGCCAGCCGGTCTGTGGGCTCAGCCTCCAGGCAGAAGGGCGCTGGAAG GTATCTCTAAGGGACAGCAGTCTGGAGGCTGACCACGTTATTAGTGCCATTCCAGCTTCAG TGCTCAGTGAGCTGCTCCCTGCTGAGGCTGCCCCTCTGGCTCGTGCCCTGAGTGCCATCACTGCAGTGTCTGTAGCTGTGGTGAATCTGCAGTACCAAGGAGCCCATCTGCCTGTCCAG GGATTTGGACATTTGGTGCCATCTTCAGAAGATCCAGGCGTCCTGGGAATCGTGTATGACTCAGTTGCTTTCCCTGAGCAGGACGGGAGCCCCCCTGGCCTCAGAGTGACT GTGATGCTGGGAGGTTCCTGGTTACAGACACTGGAGGCTAGCGGCTGTGTCTTATCTCAGGAGCTGTTTCAACAGCGGGCCCAGGAAGCAGCTGCTACACAATTAGGACTGAAGGAGATGCCGAGCCACTGCTTGGTCCATCTACACAAG aACTGCATTCCCCAGTATACACTAGGTCACTGGCAAAAACTAG AGTCAGCTAGGCAATTCCTGACTGCTCACAGGTTGCCCCTGACTCTGGCTGGAGCCTCCTATGAGGGAGTTGCTGTTAATGACTGTATAGAGAGTGGGCGCCAGGCAGCAGTCAGTGTCCTGGGCACAGAACCTAACAGCTGA
- the PPOX gene encoding protoporphyrinogen oxidase isoform X7, with product MGRTVVVLGGGISGLAASYHLSRAPCPPKVVLVESSERLGGWIRSVRGPNGAIFELGPRGIRPAGALGARTLLLVASLAMDSLCRGVFAGNSRELSIRSCFPSLFQAEQTHRSILLGLLLGAGRTPQPDSALIRQALAERWSQWSLRGGLEMLPQALETHLTSRGVSVLRGQPVCGLSLQAEGRWKVSLRDSSLEADHVISAIPASVLSELLPAEAAPLARALSAITAVSVAVVNLQYQGAHLPVQGFGHLVPSSEDPGVLGIVYDSVAFPEQDGSPPGLRVTVMLGGSWLQTLEASGCVLSQELFQQRAQEAAATQLGLKEMPSHCLVHLHKNCIPQYTLGHWQKLESARQFLTAHRLPLTLAGASYEGVAVNDCIESGRQAAVSVLGTEPNS from the exons ATGGGCCGGACCGTGGTCGTGCTGGGCGGAGGCATCAGCGGCTTGGCCGCCAGTTACCACCTGAGCCGGGCCCCCTGCCCCCCTAAG GTGGTCCTAGTGGAGAGCAGTGAGCGTCTGGGAGGCTGGATTCGCTCCGTTCGAGGCCCGAATGGTGCTATCTTTGAGCTTGGACCTCGGGGAATTAGGCCAGCGGGAGCCCTAGGGGCCCGGACCTTGCTCCTG GTGGCGTCTCTAGCCATGGACAGTCTCTGCCGTGGAGTGTTTGCAGGCAACAGCCGTGAGCTCAGCATCAGGTCCTGCTTTCCCAGTCTCTTCCAAGCTGAGCAAACCCATCGTTCCATATTACTGGGCCTGCTGCTGGGGGCAG GGCGGACCCCACAGCCAGACTCAGCACTCATTCGCCAGGCCTTGGCTGAGCGCTGGAGCCAGTGGTCACTTCGTGGAGGTCTAGAGATGTTGCCTCAGGCCCTTGAAACCCACCTGACTAGTAGGGGGGTCAGTGTTCTCAGAGGCCAGCCGGTCTGTGGGCTCAGCCTCCAGGCAGAAGGGCGCTGGAAG GTATCTCTAAGGGACAGCAGTCTGGAGGCTGACCACGTTATTAGTGCCATTCCAGCTTCAG TGCTCAGTGAGCTGCTCCCTGCTGAGGCTGCCCCTCTGGCTCGTGCCCTGAGTGCCATCACTGCAGTGTCTGTAGCTGTGGTGAATCTGCAGTACCAAGGAGCCCATCTGCCTGTCCAG GGATTTGGACATTTGGTGCCATCTTCAGAAGATCCAGGCGTCCTGGGAATCGTGTATGACTCAGTTGCTTTCCCTGAGCAGGACGGGAGCCCCCCTGGCCTCAGAGTGACT GTGATGCTGGGAGGTTCCTGGTTACAGACACTGGAGGCTAGCGGCTGTGTCTTATCTCAGGAGCTGTTTCAACAGCGGGCCCAGGAAGCAGCTGCTACACAATTAGGACTGAAGGAGATGCCGAGCCACTGCTTGGTCCATCTACACAAG aACTGCATTCCCCAGTATACACTAGGTCACTGGCAAAAACTAG AGTCAGCTAGGCAATTCCTGACTGCTCACAGGTTGCCCCTGACTCTGGCTGGAGCCTCCTATGAGGGAGTTGCTGTTAATGACTGTATAGAGAGTGGGCGCCAGGCAGCAGTCAGTGTCCTGGGCACAGAACCTAACAGCTGA
- the PPOX gene encoding protoporphyrinogen oxidase isoform X9 translates to MRLCTVLPSAALDLSPSLTLKVASLAMDSLCRGVFAGNSRELSIRSCFPSLFQAEQTHRSILLGLLLGAGRTPQPDSALIRQALAERWSQWSLRGGLEMLPQALETHLTSRGVSVLRGQPVCGLSLQAEGRWKVSLRDSSLEADHVISAIPASVLSELLPAEAAPLARALSAITAVSVAVVNLQYQGAHLPVQGFGHLVPSSEDPGVLGIVYDSVAFPEQDGSPPGLRVTVMLGGSWLQTLEASGCVLSQELFQQRAQEAAATQLGLKEMPSHCLVHLHKNCIPQYTLGHWQKLESARQFLTAHRLPLTLAGASYEGVAVNDCIESGRQAAVSVLGTEPNS, encoded by the exons ATGAGACTGTGCACAGTTTTGCCCAGCGCCGCCTTGGACCTGAG TCCTAGTCTCACCCTTAAGGTGGCGTCTCTAGCCATGGACAGTCTCTGCCGTGGAGTGTTTGCAGGCAACAGCCGTGAGCTCAGCATCAGGTCCTGCTTTCCCAGTCTCTTCCAAGCTGAGCAAACCCATCGTTCCATATTACTGGGCCTGCTGCTGGGGGCAG GGCGGACCCCACAGCCAGACTCAGCACTCATTCGCCAGGCCTTGGCTGAGCGCTGGAGCCAGTGGTCACTTCGTGGAGGTCTAGAGATGTTGCCTCAGGCCCTTGAAACCCACCTGACTAGTAGGGGGGTCAGTGTTCTCAGAGGCCAGCCGGTCTGTGGGCTCAGCCTCCAGGCAGAAGGGCGCTGGAAG GTATCTCTAAGGGACAGCAGTCTGGAGGCTGACCACGTTATTAGTGCCATTCCAGCTTCAG TGCTCAGTGAGCTGCTCCCTGCTGAGGCTGCCCCTCTGGCTCGTGCCCTGAGTGCCATCACTGCAGTGTCTGTAGCTGTGGTGAATCTGCAGTACCAAGGAGCCCATCTGCCTGTCCAG GGATTTGGACATTTGGTGCCATCTTCAGAAGATCCAGGCGTCCTGGGAATCGTGTATGACTCAGTTGCTTTCCCTGAGCAGGACGGGAGCCCCCCTGGCCTCAGAGTGACT GTGATGCTGGGAGGTTCCTGGTTACAGACACTGGAGGCTAGCGGCTGTGTCTTATCTCAGGAGCTGTTTCAACAGCGGGCCCAGGAAGCAGCTGCTACACAATTAGGACTGAAGGAGATGCCGAGCCACTGCTTGGTCCATCTACACAAG aACTGCATTCCCCAGTATACACTAGGTCACTGGCAAAAACTAG AGTCAGCTAGGCAATTCCTGACTGCTCACAGGTTGCCCCTGACTCTGGCTGGAGCCTCCTATGAGGGAGTTGCTGTTAATGACTGTATAGAGAGTGGGCGCCAGGCAGCAGTCAGTGTCCTGGGCACAGAACCTAACAGCTGA
- the USP21 gene encoding ubiquitin carboxyl-terminal hydrolase 21 isoform X1 translates to MPQASEHRLGRTREPPVNIQPRVGSKLPFAPRARSKERRNPASGPNPMLRPLPPRPGPPDERLKKLELGRGRTSGPRPRGPLRADHGVPLPGSPPPTVALPLPSRTNLARSKSVSSGDLRPMGIALGGHRGTGELGAALSRLALRPEPPTLRRSTSLRRLGGFPGPPTLFSIRTEPPASHGSFHMISARSSEPFYSDDKMAHHTLLLGSGHVGLRNLGNTCFLNAVLQCLSSTRPLRDFCLRRDFRQEVPGGGRAQELTEAFADVIGALWHPDSCEAVNPTRFRAVFQKYVPSFSGYSQQDAQEFLKLLMERLHLEINRRGRRAPPILANGPVPSPPRRGGALLEEPELSDDDRANLMWKRYLEREDSKIVDLFVGQLKSCLKCQACGYRSTTFEVFCDLSLPIPKKGFAGGKVSLRDCFNLFTKEEELESENAPVCDRCRQKTRSTKKLTVQRFPRILVLHILIFRFLLLLGYLPYILFPPCFQRIEFSLGKVCHPLFHKMLPVCREWGEDSFQDRRSSPQRPTASQMLLNQGLDLNRFSASRGSIKKSSVGVDFPLQRLSLGDFASDKAGSPVYQLYALCNHSGSVHYGHYTALCRCQTGWHVYNDSRVSPVSENQVASSEGYVLFYQLMQEPPRCL, encoded by the exons ATGCCCCAGGCCTCTGAGCACCGCCTGGGCCGGACCCGAGAGCCACCTGTTAATATCCAGCCCCGAGTGGGATCCAAGCTACCATTTGCCCCCAGGGCCCGCAGCAAGGAGCGCAGAAACCCAGCCTCTGGGCCAAACCCCATGTtacgacctctgcctccccggccaGGTCCGCCTGATGAACGGCTCAAGAAACTGGAGCTGGGACGGGGACGGACCTCAGGCCCTCGTCCCAGAGGCCCCCTTCGAGCAGATCATGGGGTTCCCCTGCCTGGCTCACCACCCCCAACAGTGGCTTTGCCTCTCCCATCTCGGACCAACTTAGCCCGTTCCAAGTCTGTGAGCAGTGGGGACTTGCGTCCAATGGGGATTGCCTTGGGAGGGCACCGTGGCACCGGAGAGCTTGGGGCTGCACTGAGCCGCTTGGCCCTCCGGCCTGAGCCACCCACTTTGAGACGTAGCACTTCTCTCCGCCGCCTAGGGGGCTTTCCTGGACCCCCTACCCTGTTCAGCATACGGACAGAGCCCCCTGCTTCCCATGGCTCCTTCCACATGATATCCGCCCGGTCCTCTGAGCCTTTCTACTCTGATGACAAGATG GCTCATCACACACTGCTTCTGGGCTCTGGTCATGTTGGCCTTCGAAACCTGGGAAACACG TGCTTCCTGAATGCTGTGCTGCAGTGTCTGAGCAGCACTCGACCTCTTCGGGACTTCTGTCTGAGAAGGGACTTCCGGCAAGAGGTGCCTGGAGGAGGCCGAGCCCAAGAGCTCACTGAAG cctttgcagatgtgattggtGCCCTCTGGCACCCTGACTCCTGTGAAGCTGTGAATCCTACTCGATTCCGAGCTGTCTTCCAGAAATATGTTCCCTCCTTCTCTGGATACAG CCAGCAGGATGCCCAAGAGTTCCTGAAGCTCCTCATGGAGCGGCTACACCTTGAAATCAACCGCCGAGGCCGCCGGGCTCCACCAATACTTGCCAATGGTCCAGTTCCCTCTCCACCCCGCCGAGGAGGGGCTCTGCTAGAAGAACCTGAGTTAAG TGATGATGACCGAGCCAACCTAATGTGGAAACGTTACCTGGAGCGAGAGGACAGCAAGATTGTGG ACCTGTTTGTGGGCCAGTTGAAAAGTTGTCTCAAGTGCCAGGCCTGTGGGTATCGCTCCACGACCTTCGAGGTTTTTTGTGACCTGTCCCTGCCCATCCCCAAG AAAGGATTTGCTGGGGGCAAGGTGTCTCTGCGGGATTGTTTCAACCTTTTCACTAAGGAAGAAGAGCTAGAGTCGGAGAATGCCCCA GTGTGTGACCGATGTCGGCAGAAAACTCGAAGTACCAAAAAGTTGACAGTACAAAGATTCCCTCGAATCCTCGTGCTCCATATCCTAATCTTCAGATTCTTACTTCTCTTAGGATACCTCCCATACATTCTCTTTCCTCCATGTTTCCAGAGAATTGAATTTTCCTTAGGAAAAGTCTGCCACCCCCTTTTCCACAAGATGCTCCCAGTGTGTCGGGAGTGGGGAGAGGACAGCTTTCAGGATAGAAGAAGTTCCCCTCAGAGGCCCACTGCCTCCCAAATGCTCCTTAACCAGGGCTTAGATCTGAATCGATTTTCTGCCTCCCGAGGCTCCATCAAAAAAAGTTCAGTAGGTGTAGACTTTCCACTGCAGCGACTGAGCCTAGGGGACTTTGCCAGTGACAAAGCCG GAAGTCCTGTATACCAGCTGTATGCCCTTTGCAACCACTCAGGCAGCGTCCACTATGGCCACTACACAGCCCTGTGCCGGTGCCAGACTGGTTGGCATGTCTACAATGACTCTCG TGTCTCCCCTGTCAGTGAAAACCAGGTGGCATCCAGCGAGGGCTACGTGCTGTTCTACCAACTGATGCAGGAGCCACCCCGGTGCCTGTGA
- the USP21 gene encoding ubiquitin carboxyl-terminal hydrolase 21 isoform X2 produces MAGCGGAQREDCSRPERTLPTKVQPVVSTMPQASEHRLGRTREPPVNIQPRVGSKLPFAPRARSKERRNPASGPNPMLRPLPPRPGPPDERLKKLELGRGRTSGPRPRGPLRADHGVPLPGSPPPTVALPLPSRTNLARSKSVSSGDLRPMGIALGGHRGTGELGAALSRLALRPEPPTLRRSTSLRRLGGFPGPPTLFSIRTEPPASHGSFHMISARSSEPFYSDDKMAHHTLLLGSGHVGLRNLGNTCFLNAVLQCLSSTRPLRDFCLRRDFRQEVPGGGRAQELTEAFADVIGALWHPDSCEAVNPTRFRAVFQKYVPSFSGYSQQDAQEFLKLLMERLHLEINRRGRRAPPILANGPVPSPPRRGGALLEEPELSDDDRANLMWKRYLEREDSKIVDLFVGQLKSCLKCQACGYRSTTFEVFCDLSLPIPKKGFAGGKVSLRDCFNLFTKEEELESENAPVCDRCRQKTRSTKKLTVQRFPRILVLHILIFRFLLLLGYLPYILFPPCFQRIEFSLGKVCHPLFHKMLPVCREWGEDSFQDRRSSPQRPTASQMLLNQGLDLNRFSASRGSIKKSSVGVDFPLQRLSLGDFASDKAGSPVYQLYALCNHSGSVHYGHYTALCRCQTGWHVYNDSRVSPVSENQVASSEGYVLFYQLMQEPPRCL; encoded by the exons ATGGCGGGGTGTGGGGGGGCGCAGAGGGAAGACTGCTCCAGACCCGAGAGGACACTCCCCACAAAG GTCCAGCCTGTGGTGTCCACAATGCCCCAGGCCTCTGAGCACCGCCTGGGCCGGACCCGAGAGCCACCTGTTAATATCCAGCCCCGAGTGGGATCCAAGCTACCATTTGCCCCCAGGGCCCGCAGCAAGGAGCGCAGAAACCCAGCCTCTGGGCCAAACCCCATGTtacgacctctgcctccccggccaGGTCCGCCTGATGAACGGCTCAAGAAACTGGAGCTGGGACGGGGACGGACCTCAGGCCCTCGTCCCAGAGGCCCCCTTCGAGCAGATCATGGGGTTCCCCTGCCTGGCTCACCACCCCCAACAGTGGCTTTGCCTCTCCCATCTCGGACCAACTTAGCCCGTTCCAAGTCTGTGAGCAGTGGGGACTTGCGTCCAATGGGGATTGCCTTGGGAGGGCACCGTGGCACCGGAGAGCTTGGGGCTGCACTGAGCCGCTTGGCCCTCCGGCCTGAGCCACCCACTTTGAGACGTAGCACTTCTCTCCGCCGCCTAGGGGGCTTTCCTGGACCCCCTACCCTGTTCAGCATACGGACAGAGCCCCCTGCTTCCCATGGCTCCTTCCACATGATATCCGCCCGGTCCTCTGAGCCTTTCTACTCTGATGACAAGATG GCTCATCACACACTGCTTCTGGGCTCTGGTCATGTTGGCCTTCGAAACCTGGGAAACACG TGCTTCCTGAATGCTGTGCTGCAGTGTCTGAGCAGCACTCGACCTCTTCGGGACTTCTGTCTGAGAAGGGACTTCCGGCAAGAGGTGCCTGGAGGAGGCCGAGCCCAAGAGCTCACTGAAG cctttgcagatgtgattggtGCCCTCTGGCACCCTGACTCCTGTGAAGCTGTGAATCCTACTCGATTCCGAGCTGTCTTCCAGAAATATGTTCCCTCCTTCTCTGGATACAG CCAGCAGGATGCCCAAGAGTTCCTGAAGCTCCTCATGGAGCGGCTACACCTTGAAATCAACCGCCGAGGCCGCCGGGCTCCACCAATACTTGCCAATGGTCCAGTTCCCTCTCCACCCCGCCGAGGAGGGGCTCTGCTAGAAGAACCTGAGTTAAG TGATGATGACCGAGCCAACCTAATGTGGAAACGTTACCTGGAGCGAGAGGACAGCAAGATTGTGG ACCTGTTTGTGGGCCAGTTGAAAAGTTGTCTCAAGTGCCAGGCCTGTGGGTATCGCTCCACGACCTTCGAGGTTTTTTGTGACCTGTCCCTGCCCATCCCCAAG AAAGGATTTGCTGGGGGCAAGGTGTCTCTGCGGGATTGTTTCAACCTTTTCACTAAGGAAGAAGAGCTAGAGTCGGAGAATGCCCCA GTGTGTGACCGATGTCGGCAGAAAACTCGAAGTACCAAAAAGTTGACAGTACAAAGATTCCCTCGAATCCTCGTGCTCCATATCCTAATCTTCAGATTCTTACTTCTCTTAGGATACCTCCCATACATTCTCTTTCCTCCATGTTTCCAGAGAATTGAATTTTCCTTAGGAAAAGTCTGCCACCCCCTTTTCCACAAGATGCTCCCAGTGTGTCGGGAGTGGGGAGAGGACAGCTTTCAGGATAGAAGAAGTTCCCCTCAGAGGCCCACTGCCTCCCAAATGCTCCTTAACCAGGGCTTAGATCTGAATCGATTTTCTGCCTCCCGAGGCTCCATCAAAAAAAGTTCAGTAGGTGTAGACTTTCCACTGCAGCGACTGAGCCTAGGGGACTTTGCCAGTGACAAAGCCG GAAGTCCTGTATACCAGCTGTATGCCCTTTGCAACCACTCAGGCAGCGTCCACTATGGCCACTACACAGCCCTGTGCCGGTGCCAGACTGGTTGGCATGTCTACAATGACTCTCG TGTCTCCCCTGTCAGTGAAAACCAGGTGGCATCCAGCGAGGGCTACGTGCTGTTCTACCAACTGATGCAGGAGCCACCCCGGTGCCTGTGA
- the UFC1 gene encoding ubiquitin-fold modifier-conjugating enzyme 1, translating to MADEATRRVVSEIPVLKTNAGPRDRELWVQRLKEEYQSLIRYVENNKNADNDWFRLESNKEGTRWFGKCWYIHDLLKYEFDIEFDIPITYPTTAPEIAVPELDGKTAKMYRGGKICLTDHFKPLWARNVPKFGLAHLMALGLGPWLAVEIPDLIQKGVIQHKQKCNQ from the exons ATGGCGGATGAGGCCACGCGACGTGTTGTGTCTGAGATCCCGGTGCTGAAGACTAACGCCGGACCCCGAGATCGTGAGTTGTGGGTGCAGCGACTGAAGGAGGAATATCAGTCCCTTATCCGG TATGTGGAGAACAACAAGAATGCTGACAACGATTGGTTCCGACTGGAGTCCAACAAGGAAGGGACTCG GTGGTTTGGAAAATGCTGGTATATCCATGACCTCCTGAAATATGAGTTTGACATCGAGTTTGAC ATTCCTATCACATATCCTACTACTGCCCCAGAAATTGCAGTTCCTGAGCTGGATGGAAAGACAGCAAAGATGTACAG GGGTGGCAAAATATGCCTGACGGATCATTTCAAACCTTTGTGGGCCAGGAATGTGCCCAAGTTTGGACTAGCTCATCTCATGGCTCTGGGG CTGGGTCCATGGCTGGCAGTGGAAATCCCTGATCTGATTCAGAAGGGCGTCATCCAACACAAACAGAAATGCAACCAATGA